Proteins from a genomic interval of Mycolicibacterium grossiae:
- the mca gene encoding mycothiol conjugate amidase Mca produces the protein MSELRLMAVHAHPDDESSKGAATMAKYADEGARVMVVSLTGGERGDILNPAMDLPEVHGRIHEIRRDEMAKAAEILGVEHHWLGFIDSGLPEGDPLPPLPDGCFAVVPIEQPVEALVKVIREFKPHVMTTYDETGGYPHPDHIRCHQVSVAAYEAAGDYRLYPEAGEPWNVAKLYYNHGFLRQRMQVLQDEFARHGQEGPFAKWLENWDPNDDLLSKRVTTRIECAKYFDQRDRALLAHATQIDPNSFFFTTPMEWQQRLWPTEEYEIARSRVPLTLPEDDLFTGIEP, from the coding sequence GTGAGTGAACTGCGACTGATGGCGGTGCACGCCCACCCGGACGACGAGTCCAGCAAGGGTGCGGCGACCATGGCGAAGTACGCCGACGAGGGTGCCCGCGTCATGGTGGTGTCGCTGACCGGCGGCGAGCGCGGCGACATCCTGAACCCCGCGATGGACCTGCCCGAGGTGCACGGCCGGATCCACGAGATCCGCCGCGACGAGATGGCGAAGGCCGCCGAGATCCTCGGCGTCGAGCACCACTGGCTGGGCTTCATCGACTCCGGTCTGCCCGAGGGCGATCCGCTGCCGCCGCTGCCCGACGGCTGCTTCGCCGTGGTGCCCATCGAGCAGCCCGTCGAGGCCCTGGTCAAGGTCATCCGCGAGTTCAAGCCGCACGTCATGACCACCTACGACGAGACCGGTGGCTACCCGCACCCGGACCACATCCGCTGCCACCAGGTATCCGTCGCCGCCTACGAGGCGGCCGGCGACTACCGGCTGTACCCCGAGGCGGGCGAGCCCTGGAACGTCGCGAAGCTCTACTACAACCACGGCTTCCTGCGGCAGCGCATGCAGGTGCTACAGGACGAGTTCGCCCGGCACGGCCAGGAGGGCCCGTTCGCCAAGTGGCTGGAGAACTGGGACCCGAACGACGACCTGCTCTCCAAGCGCGTCACCACCCGCATCGAGTGCGCCAAGTACTTCGACCAGCGGGACCGGGCGCTGCTGGCGCACGCCACGCAGATCGACCCGAACAGCTTCTTCTTCACCACCCCGATGGAGTGGCAGCAGCGGCTGTGGCCCACTGAGGAGTACGAGATCGCACGGTCGCGGGTGCCGCTGACCCTGCCCGAGGACGACCTCTTCACCGGGATCGAGCCGTGA
- a CDS encoding nuclear transport factor 2 family protein, with the protein MPSAEQIRQTVHRYLEAVEKGATDDIANLYADDATVEDPVGGEVHIGRQAIHGFYANIAGANCSAEMVTLRALGHEAAFFWNLTVKFGDAGGMRIEIISVMTFDEDARIASMKAYWSQDDVTQL; encoded by the coding sequence ATGCCGAGCGCCGAGCAGATCCGCCAGACCGTGCACCGCTACCTCGAGGCCGTCGAGAAGGGTGCGACCGACGACATCGCGAACCTCTACGCCGACGACGCCACGGTCGAGGACCCGGTCGGCGGCGAGGTGCACATCGGCCGTCAGGCCATCCACGGTTTCTACGCCAACATCGCCGGCGCGAACTGCTCCGCGGAGATGGTCACGCTGCGCGCCCTCGGTCACGAGGCTGCCTTCTTCTGGAACCTCACCGTGAAGTTCGGGGACGCGGGCGGCATGCGCATCGAGATCATCAGCGTCATGACGTTCGACGAGGACGCCCGGATCGCCTCGATGAAGGCCTACTGGTCGCAGGACGACGTCACCCAGCTCTGA
- the trhA gene encoding PAQR family membrane homeostasis protein TrhA: MPTAVADGVAQFLGKPRARGWIHVYSAVVATIAGAALVSVSWSVESTRAGLATLLYTFTIVAMFAVSGTYHRVNWRSPSARKWMKRADHSMIFVFIAGSYTPFALLALPSQKGMVLFWIVWGGALAGVLLKCFWPSAPRWVGVPLYILLGWVAAWFIGPIMDGAGVAAVVLLIVGGALYSIGGVLYGLKWPNPWPTTFGHHEFFHACTAVAAICHYIAMWFAVF, from the coding sequence CTGCCCACTGCCGTCGCCGACGGCGTCGCGCAGTTCCTCGGCAAGCCCCGCGCGCGCGGCTGGATCCACGTGTACTCGGCGGTGGTCGCGACGATCGCGGGCGCGGCGCTGGTGTCGGTGTCGTGGTCGGTGGAGTCGACCCGGGCCGGTCTGGCGACGCTGCTGTACACGTTCACCATCGTCGCGATGTTCGCCGTCAGCGGCACCTACCACCGGGTCAACTGGCGTTCGCCGTCGGCGCGCAAGTGGATGAAGCGCGCCGACCACTCGATGATCTTCGTCTTCATCGCGGGTAGCTACACGCCGTTCGCCCTGCTCGCACTGCCGTCACAAAAGGGCATGGTGCTGTTCTGGATCGTCTGGGGCGGCGCACTGGCAGGCGTCCTGCTGAAGTGCTTCTGGCCGTCGGCGCCGCGCTGGGTGGGCGTGCCGCTGTACATCCTGCTGGGCTGGGTGGCGGCGTGGTTCATCGGGCCGATCATGGACGGCGCGGGCGTCGCGGCGGTCGTGCTGTTGATCGTCGGCGGCGCGCTCTACAGCATCGGCGGCGTGCTGTACGGGCTGAAGTGGCCGAACCCGTGGCCCACCACGTTCGGTCACCACGAGTTCTTCCACGCCTGCACCGCGGTCGCGGCGATCTGTCACTACATCGCGATGTGGTTCGCCGTCTTCTAG
- a CDS encoding DUF4307 domain-containing protein, producing the protein MIERPAARYGRQRLSRRARRRIAIGLTLLIVAVGVVIALIGYQRLGTAEVKGELSAYRLIDGHTAEVTIGVTRQDPAQPVVCIVRARSVDGSEVGRRELLVPPSDRDTVQVTTIVKTTREPAVGDVYGCGTDVPSYLVTPSQAPPAG; encoded by the coding sequence ATGATCGAGCGCCCCGCCGCCCGCTACGGGCGTCAGCGTCTGTCGCGCCGCGCCCGGCGCCGCATCGCGATCGGGCTGACGCTGCTCATCGTCGCGGTGGGCGTGGTGATCGCACTCATCGGCTACCAGCGTCTCGGCACGGCCGAGGTGAAGGGCGAACTCAGCGCCTACCGCCTGATCGACGGACACACCGCCGAGGTGACGATCGGCGTCACCCGGCAGGACCCCGCCCAGCCGGTGGTGTGCATCGTGCGCGCCCGCTCGGTCGACGGCAGCGAGGTGGGCCGTCGTGAACTGCTGGTACCGCCGTCGGATCGGGACACCGTGCAGGTGACCACCATCGTGAAGACCACCCGCGAGCCGGCCGTCGGCGACGTCTACGGATGCGGCACCGACGTGCCGTCCTACCTGGTCACGCCGTCGCAGGCGCCGCCGGCCGGCTAG